In the Archocentrus centrarchus isolate MPI-CPG fArcCen1 chromosome 11, fArcCen1, whole genome shotgun sequence genome, ctgccacaaCAGTTCTCTGCAGAAGACTGCGTGAAGACTCAGCCAAAACAGTCAGAACATTATGTATTTAATGTCATGTATGCCCTACCATGAAGGAGACACTAATGTAATACATACTGAGGTTTTAAATGATCCTAGTAATTGttattggtaaaaaaaaaagtagccttACTGAGTTTGTCATAGAATGTGAGACCCTCAAACATGCGCTGGTACATCACAGCTTGTTCTTCTTGGCCATCTGGGATTAGTTTGTTTCCTTGGGACTTAAACTGGTTCTGCcaatgaaaaaaatcacaggAACTTCTCACTGTTTGTGATGTTTCATTTAGCTGCAGGGTCTGCAGAACCTCTTGGTGAATTGCTATCCTCACCTCCAAGTAAAAACAGACCGCATAGGAGTCATTCACAATAACGTTTCCATGTTTGAAAGTGGGAAGctgaaaaagataaatataatgTGAGCAAGACAAATTATCAAAGGGTGAAGCGCCACATGAATTATTTGGATATTATTTGAATATAAATTCTTTGACAACACTCAAAGTTGTTGGTGCTAAAACACCTTTTCTACACCTTCTCTACACTCAAAGAGTTCTCAGGTGAAAATAGTTCAGCTTTTGGATCACTAAGTCTGACACCACGTGAGCATGCTCAGATCTACATTAAAAAAGATTTTGTAATACAGCAACAACTGTTTGAGAGAAGAGCTCTGAAAACGAGATTGTTTGTGTTCCTCTTTAAAAATAGCTGCCCTTGGGACTCGGATCACATTTGGTCAAAGGTCAACTTTTGTGGCTGGCTTtctaaaacctgaaaaaaataaaaaataaaaatctcagaggagGTGCAGGCTGAAGCTACCTTGCAGAAAAACACTACATACATGCATGTATCAGGTTGATGAGCGTGTTGTTGAGGTTATTGAAGGATAATAGTCTATGGTACATTGGTTaagatgtaattttatttagGCCCTACCTGTCCCCTGGGATTTAGATCTAACACTTCTTTGGATTTGTGCTCCATTTTGTCAAAGGAGAGCAGTTTTTGGTTGTAGCCTTGCAGGTTCTTTTCCTCTAGAGCGATCATCACCCTCCAGCAGGGAGGAGAGCCAGCTCCCCACAGCAGAGTCATTGTCTTAGCCATGGTTTCAGAGTGAACTGTTCCAAGTGAGAGTGAAGTTATAGAGGGGTGACAAAATGAAGACAGAGGCTAGAGTATCACAGACCTCTGGATTTATAGCAGGACCAGCCCATCCCATCAGGGTCACTTAAGGCAAGATAGTTCACACACTCCGCCTTTAAAGTCTCAACATTTCAGTAACAGCACAGCTGATTATTAACCACATCTGTGTGGACAATGCCTCCAGCTGCATTTGAAGCCACTGAAACCAGCCAAAATAG is a window encoding:
- the LOC115787963 gene encoding glutathione S-transferase A-like; the protein is MAKTMTLLWGAGSPPCWRVMIALEEKNLQGYNQKLLSFDKMEHKSKEVLDLNPRGQLPTFKHGNVIVNDSYAVCFYLENQFKSQGNKLIPDGQEEQAVMYQRMFEGLTFYDKLNAVIYYDWFVPEGERHDSALKRNKEALTTELKLWEGYLQKLGSGSHLAGPSFTLADVVIFPTVAYLFRFGLSAKHYPKLGEYYNLLKERPSVKASWPPHWLENPKGQDTLKDI